In a single window of the Bacillus clarus genome:
- a CDS encoding TerD family protein, with product MAIQLQKGQKIDLGKTSPGLTKAVIGLGWDIKSYDGGSDFDLDASAFLLDANGKCTKETDFIFYNNLQSPCGSVLHTGDNRTGAGDGDDEQLVVDLKKVPADVHKIAITVTIYDAEGRNQNFGQVANAFVRLANEETNEEVLRFDLGEDFSIETAVVFCELYRHNGQWKFNAVGSGFQGGLGALVRAYGLDA from the coding sequence ATGGCTATTCAGTTACAAAAAGGACAGAAAATTGATTTAGGTAAGACAAGTCCAGGTTTAACAAAAGCAGTAATTGGTCTTGGATGGGATATTAAGTCTTATGATGGTGGTTCTGATTTCGATTTAGATGCATCTGCCTTTTTATTAGATGCAAATGGAAAATGTACGAAGGAAACTGATTTTATTTTCTATAATAATTTACAGTCTCCTTGTGGATCAGTTTTACATACAGGAGATAACCGCACAGGTGCAGGTGACGGTGATGATGAACAACTTGTTGTAGATTTGAAAAAGGTTCCAGCAGATGTTCATAAAATTGCTATTACAGTTACAATTTATGATGCAGAAGGCCGTAATCAAAATTTTGGGCAGGTTGCGAATGCATTTGTTCGTTTAGCAAATGAAGAAACAAACGAAGAAGTTCTTCGTTTTGATTTAGGGGAAGATTTCTCCATTGAAACAGCAGTTGTTTTTTGTGAATTATATCGTCATAATGGACAGTGGAAGTTTAATGCAGTAGGAAGTGGATTTCAAGGCGGATTAGGCGCACTTGTAAGAGCGTACGGCTTGGATGCATAG
- a CDS encoding TerC family protein — MSILQGILDTYAQFFDLDMWIKVLQDPVSWGLIGTLVVLEGLLSADNALVLAVMVKHLPEEKRKKALFYGLIGAYVFRFIAIGIGMFLIKLWWVKLLGALYLAWLSVKYFIDKRKGGSEEEEAHGMNQNSIFFRMFGVFWGTVAMVELMDIAFSVDSVLAAFGVSNEVWILLLGGMLGILMMRGIAGVFLKLLERIPELETTAYILILIIAAKMLLSLIGFEMSHALFFIILVVAFGVTFILHYMKNSGQAREEVAATKEENK, encoded by the coding sequence ATGAGTATTTTGCAAGGAATCCTTGATACGTATGCTCAATTTTTTGATTTGGACATGTGGATTAAAGTGTTGCAAGATCCAGTATCTTGGGGATTAATTGGTACACTTGTTGTACTTGAAGGCTTATTATCTGCTGATAATGCACTCGTATTAGCAGTAATGGTAAAACACCTTCCGGAAGAAAAACGTAAAAAAGCATTATTCTATGGACTTATTGGAGCTTATGTGTTCCGCTTTATTGCAATTGGAATCGGAATGTTCTTAATTAAGTTATGGTGGGTAAAACTTCTTGGTGCACTTTACCTTGCTTGGTTATCAGTAAAATACTTTATTGATAAGAGAAAAGGTGGCAGTGAGGAAGAAGAAGCCCATGGTATGAATCAAAATAGTATTTTCTTTAGAATGTTCGGTGTCTTTTGGGGAACGGTTGCGATGGTTGAATTAATGGATATCGCGTTCTCTGTAGATAGCGTGCTTGCTGCATTTGGTGTATCAAATGAAGTTTGGATTCTACTATTAGGTGGAATGCTTGGTATTTTAATGATGCGCGGTATCGCTGGTGTATTCTTAAAATTGTTAGAGCGTATTCCAGAGCTTGAAACAACGGCATATATTTTAATTTTAATTATTGCAGCGAAAATGCTATTGTCTCTAATTGGATTTGAAATGAGTCACGCACTATTCTTTATTATTTTAGTGGTAGCATTTGGAGTAACATTTATTTTGCATTATATGAAAAATTCTGGACAAGCCAGAGAAGAAGTTGCAGCTACTAAGGAAGAAAATAAATAA
- a CDS encoding YceG family protein, translated as MFSRFTLHPHALKDESDLKQFETILEKRPQYELTENGMKFSYIASRILGVPNDVDEYFNELFDYSEVKGIEVLHEQNLNKVIDSEKLRHIQEVFTLHQEAPNGLTVNRLVAHLSGKQLLPKVDNLDLQHYIQTTFISVLKLYEKQHNQSLKTEGFRRFLIDIIKLSGNYVAKWFSTINYKKQMPRIVWYGDAQESRIYFLYFLIMLGCDVLYYHPEGKDGFESVDDEGRTFVVSHPGRISLEPFPDRRRERVATVAYQASKEIEQVLHHDNSLLYKPWQFRTYTPVARTLKTTYDELFLITKEKAFIRPTFFVENKHIYIPSLFAKVSGVSKNDKEYFQRLKAVTSFDNSLLINTFPFTKEQKANFQYHYRDALDRAGKLHPDQIVNSHWWPHKRLPEGLQHGIAEAIIHTCESELCKPIGKETKQDVALYVFAQLTQIPPHILEQLEKFDYSQEVPKIVIFNNEKSGELTRSDAVLLLFLNQIGVDVLHFNPTGRNDIEPYIAAEAFDSHWLEEVNFDFEFQGSSPYKNLSQTIKGLFRPFL; from the coding sequence GTGTTTTCGCGTTTTACACTTCATCCACATGCATTAAAAGATGAATCAGATTTAAAACAATTTGAAACGATTTTAGAAAAACGCCCACAATATGAACTGACAGAGAATGGGATGAAATTTAGTTATATAGCAAGTCGTATTCTTGGTGTTCCAAACGACGTAGATGAATATTTTAATGAATTATTTGATTACAGCGAAGTGAAAGGAATCGAAGTTTTGCATGAGCAAAATTTAAATAAAGTGATTGATTCTGAAAAGCTTCGTCATATTCAAGAAGTTTTCACGTTGCATCAAGAAGCACCAAATGGACTTACTGTAAATAGGCTTGTCGCTCATTTATCAGGAAAGCAGCTGTTACCAAAAGTAGATAACCTTGATTTACAGCACTATATACAGACGACGTTTATTTCTGTATTAAAATTGTATGAGAAACAACATAATCAATCTTTAAAAACAGAAGGATTCCGCCGGTTTTTAATTGATATCATTAAATTAAGCGGAAATTACGTAGCAAAGTGGTTTTCTACAATTAATTATAAGAAGCAAATGCCACGTATCGTTTGGTATGGTGATGCACAGGAAAGTCGTATATATTTCTTATACTTTCTTATTATGCTCGGATGTGACGTTCTATATTATCATCCAGAAGGAAAAGATGGTTTTGAAAGTGTTGATGACGAAGGAAGGACTTTTGTCGTTTCTCATCCAGGTCGTATTTCATTGGAACCATTTCCAGATCGGCGCCGGGAACGTGTTGCAACAGTTGCATATCAAGCTTCAAAGGAAATTGAACAAGTACTTCACCATGATAATTCGTTGTTATACAAACCGTGGCAATTCCGCACGTATACACCTGTAGCACGTACATTAAAAACGACATACGACGAACTCTTTTTAATTACGAAAGAAAAGGCGTTTATACGTCCAACGTTTTTTGTTGAAAATAAGCATATTTATATTCCTTCTTTATTTGCAAAAGTATCGGGCGTTTCAAAAAATGATAAAGAATATTTTCAACGATTGAAGGCTGTCACATCATTTGATAACAGTTTATTAATTAATACATTTCCGTTTACAAAAGAGCAAAAAGCGAATTTCCAATATCATTATCGAGATGCATTAGATCGTGCTGGAAAGTTGCATCCTGATCAAATTGTGAATAGTCATTGGTGGCCACATAAGCGTTTGCCTGAAGGACTACAACATGGTATCGCAGAGGCAATCATTCATACATGTGAAAGTGAACTTTGTAAACCAATTGGGAAAGAGACGAAACAAGATGTAGCACTATATGTTTTTGCGCAACTCACCCAAATTCCGCCTCATATTTTAGAACAGCTTGAGAAATTCGATTATTCACAAGAAGTACCGAAAATTGTTATATTTAATAATGAAAAGAGCGGAGAATTAACTCGTTCTGATGCTGTCTTATTACTGTTTTTAAATCAAATTGGAGTGGATGTGCTTCACTTTAATCCTACGGGTAGAAATGACATTGAACCGTATATTGCAGCAGAGGCATTTGATTCACATTGGCTTGAGGAAGTGAATTTTGATTTTGAATTTCAAGGTTCATCACCCTATAAAAATTTATCGCAAACAATAAAAGGGCTATTTCGCCCATTTTTATAA
- a CDS encoding toxic anion resistance protein, translating into MNNPVVLDSKIELNEQTAQDVRLQLRQDAEVQRIYNGVDIKDQLELIELGKEPSMEISRFADQILHTMSLSKVEDSGELLKQLGKIMDRFDSKDFAEEKSGFFSRMFKKADKMIEQIFSKYQTMGREMDKVYVEITKYQDEMKKSIGTLDGLYEQNLKYYLDLEKYVVAGEMLLERLNTELVPMYEERIRNNDQLAGIELESLKNSVEILEQRIDDLEKARMVALLTAPQIRMIQRGNNKLIGKINTAFITTIPIFKNGIIQAVNAKRQKLVADSMAELDRRTNELLKKNAQNIATQSVEVARLSGSSSIKMETLEETWNIISRGMQETQQIEEQNKREREESRKRMAELTENIKKELQG; encoded by the coding sequence ATGAATAATCCAGTCGTACTAGATTCGAAAATAGAATTGAATGAGCAAACAGCACAAGATGTTCGCTTACAGCTTAGACAAGATGCTGAAGTACAACGCATTTATAACGGAGTGGATATTAAAGATCAGTTGGAACTAATCGAGCTTGGAAAAGAACCGTCTATGGAAATTTCTCGTTTTGCAGATCAAATTCTACATACGATGTCTTTATCTAAAGTAGAAGATTCAGGAGAATTATTAAAACAACTTGGTAAAATTATGGACCGATTTGATAGTAAAGATTTTGCAGAAGAGAAAAGCGGCTTTTTCTCTCGTATGTTCAAAAAAGCAGATAAAATGATTGAACAAATCTTTAGTAAATATCAAACGATGGGTCGTGAAATGGATAAAGTATACGTAGAAATTACGAAGTATCAAGATGAAATGAAAAAATCAATTGGTACATTAGATGGCTTGTATGAGCAAAACTTAAAATATTATTTAGACCTAGAGAAATATGTAGTAGCCGGAGAAATGCTGTTAGAACGTTTAAACACAGAGTTAGTTCCGATGTACGAAGAGCGTATACGTAATAACGATCAATTAGCAGGTATTGAATTAGAATCTCTTAAAAACTCTGTTGAAATTTTAGAGCAGCGCATTGACGATTTAGAAAAAGCACGTATGGTTGCTTTATTAACAGCACCACAAATTCGTATGATTCAGCGTGGTAATAATAAATTAATTGGTAAAATTAATACAGCATTTATTACAACAATCCCTATCTTTAAAAATGGTATCATTCAAGCTGTGAATGCGAAACGTCAAAAACTAGTTGCAGATTCTATGGCTGAGCTTGATCGTCGTACGAATGAATTGCTTAAGAAGAATGCACAAAATATTGCAACGCAAAGTGTGGAAGTAGCGAGATTATCTGGTTCTTCTAGTATTAAGATGGAGACACTTGAAGAGACTTGGAACATTATTTCAAGAGGTATGCAAGAAACACAACAAATTGAAGAACAAAATAAACGTGAGCGTGAAGAAAGCCGTAAACGCATGGCAGAATTAACAGAGAACATAAAAAAAGAATTACAAGGATAA
- a CDS encoding cation-translocating P-type ATPase — protein sequence MSNWYSKTKDQILIDLGTNEQHGLTDEIVNERLKQYGRNELATKQKRTLWQRLFAQINDALVYVLIIAALISAFVGEWADASIIALVVILNAVIGVIQESKAEQALEALKKMATPKAIVKRGGELKEIPSEHVVPGDIVMLDAGRYIPCDLRLIETANLKIEESALTGESVPVDKDALYHPSMQTDEQVPLGDQKNMAFMSTLVTYGRGVGVAVETGMKSQIGKIATLLHEAEDDMTPLQKSLAQVGKYLGFVAVAICVIMFLIGFLQGRDTLEMFMTAISLAVAAIPEGLPAIVSIVLAIGVQRMIKQNVIIRKLPAVEALGSVTIICSDKTGTLTQNKMTVTHFYSDHVYDNLDNLNVNNDAQRLLLENMVLCNDASYSSDSQTGDPTEIALLIAGGSFNIQKDNLENKHERVNELPFDSNRKMMSTVHTYDESYYSMTKGAIDKLLPRCTHIFINNKVEVLTASDKNQILEAAQSMSQEALRVLSFAFKQYNANHVDISHLEENLIFIGLVGMIDPPRPEVKDSITECKKAGIRTVMITGDHKDTAFAIAKELGIAEKESEVMIGTELDSISDTELANKINHLHVFARVSPEHKVKIVKALRAKGNIVSMTGDGVNDAPSLKQADIGVAMGITGTDVAKGAADVVLTDDNFSSIVKAVEEGRNIYRNIKKSILFLLSCNFGEIITLFLAILLGWATPLRPIHILWVNLITDTLPALSLGVDPEDPDVMKEKPRHAKESLFSGSVPFLIFNGIVIGLLTLVAFIVGAKFYTGDTNLFPLFPDQIDEDALLHAQTMAFIVLSFSQLVHSFNLRSRTKSIFSIGIFTNKYLVFSLLIGVLMQVCIISIPPLANIFGVHALTIRDWGFVLLLSIMPLVVNEIIKLFKRK from the coding sequence ATGAGCAATTGGTACAGTAAGACAAAAGATCAAATATTAATCGATCTAGGAACAAATGAACAGCACGGTTTAACAGATGAAATCGTAAATGAACGTTTAAAGCAATATGGCCGAAATGAATTAGCTACAAAACAAAAGCGGACTTTATGGCAACGACTATTCGCTCAAATCAATGATGCTCTCGTTTATGTTCTTATAATTGCTGCCCTCATTTCTGCCTTTGTAGGTGAATGGGCTGACGCAAGTATTATCGCGCTCGTCGTCATTTTAAATGCTGTCATTGGTGTAATCCAAGAATCGAAAGCGGAACAAGCTTTAGAAGCATTGAAAAAAATGGCGACACCAAAAGCAATCGTAAAACGAGGCGGTGAACTGAAAGAAATTCCATCTGAACATGTCGTACCAGGTGATATCGTTATGCTTGATGCTGGGCGTTACATTCCATGTGACTTACGACTTATTGAAACAGCAAATTTAAAAATTGAAGAATCTGCTTTAACAGGCGAATCCGTTCCTGTTGATAAGGATGCACTTTACCATCCCTCTATGCAAACTGATGAGCAAGTACCATTAGGCGATCAAAAAAACATGGCCTTTATGTCAACGCTAGTAACATATGGACGCGGCGTCGGTGTTGCTGTTGAAACCGGAATGAAATCACAAATCGGGAAAATTGCAACTCTTTTACATGAAGCTGAGGATGATATGACACCACTTCAAAAAAGCTTAGCGCAAGTAGGAAAATATTTAGGCTTTGTCGCTGTAGCTATTTGTGTCATTATGTTTCTCATCGGTTTTTTACAAGGACGAGATACTTTAGAAATGTTTATGACTGCCATTAGTTTAGCTGTTGCAGCCATTCCAGAAGGTTTACCAGCTATCGTTTCCATCGTTCTTGCTATCGGTGTTCAGCGTATGATTAAACAAAACGTTATCATTCGTAAACTACCAGCTGTTGAAGCTCTTGGCTCCGTTACAATTATTTGTTCAGATAAAACAGGTACATTAACTCAAAATAAAATGACGGTCACGCACTTTTACAGTGACCATGTATACGATAATTTAGACAACTTAAATGTAAATAACGATGCACAGCGCCTATTATTAGAAAATATGGTTTTATGTAATGATGCATCTTATAGTAGCGATTCACAAACTGGTGATCCTACAGAAATTGCACTTCTAATTGCAGGGGGCTCTTTTAACATTCAAAAAGATAATTTGGAAAATAAACATGAACGTGTTAACGAATTACCTTTCGATTCTAATCGTAAAATGATGTCAACAGTACATACATACGATGAAAGCTACTATAGTATGACCAAAGGTGCCATTGATAAACTCTTACCTCGCTGTACCCATATCTTTATAAATAACAAAGTCGAGGTCCTAACAGCATCTGATAAAAATCAAATATTAGAAGCTGCCCAATCGATGTCACAAGAAGCTTTAAGAGTGCTTTCATTCGCATTTAAACAATACAATGCGAACCATGTGGATATAAGTCATCTCGAAGAAAATCTTATATTTATCGGTCTTGTTGGTATGATTGATCCACCACGTCCGGAAGTAAAAGATTCTATTACAGAGTGTAAAAAAGCTGGTATTCGCACGGTCATGATTACTGGCGATCATAAAGACACCGCTTTTGCAATCGCGAAAGAACTTGGTATTGCTGAAAAAGAATCTGAAGTTATGATTGGGACTGAATTAGATAGCATTTCAGATACAGAACTAGCGAATAAAATTAATCATTTACATGTCTTTGCTAGAGTCTCTCCAGAACATAAAGTGAAGATCGTAAAAGCATTACGCGCCAAAGGGAATATCGTTTCCATGACTGGTGACGGTGTAAATGATGCTCCATCTTTAAAGCAAGCAGATATTGGAGTAGCTATGGGAATTACAGGAACAGATGTCGCAAAAGGCGCAGCCGATGTGGTTTTAACAGATGATAACTTCTCATCTATTGTTAAAGCTGTTGAAGAAGGAAGAAACATTTATCGTAATATTAAAAAGTCCATTCTCTTCCTACTTTCTTGTAATTTCGGAGAAATTATAACTCTCTTTTTAGCTATTTTACTCGGCTGGGCAACACCGTTACGTCCTATTCACATTTTGTGGGTAAATTTAATTACCGATACCCTTCCAGCGTTGTCACTTGGGGTCGATCCCGAAGATCCAGATGTGATGAAGGAAAAACCACGCCATGCGAAAGAAAGCTTATTTAGTGGTAGCGTACCTTTTCTTATTTTCAACGGAATCGTTATTGGACTTCTTACTTTAGTAGCCTTTATTGTTGGGGCGAAGTTCTATACAGGAGATACAAACTTATTCCCTCTCTTCCCAGATCAAATTGATGAAGATGCTCTATTACATGCTCAAACGATGGCATTTATCGTGCTTAGCTTTTCTCAACTCGTTCATTCATTTAACTTACGCTCAAGAACGAAATCAATCTTTTCCATTGGGATATTTACAAATAAATATTTAGTCTTCTCACTTCTTATCGGTGTTCTTATGCAAGTTTGTATTATCTCCATCCCTCCTCTTGCAAATATATTTGGTGTACATGCATTAACAATACGAGATTGGGGATTTGTTCTCTTATTAAGCATCATGCCACTTGTCGTGAATGAAATCATAAAGCTATTTAAAAGAAAATAA
- a CDS encoding DUF1128 domain-containing protein produces the protein MDLSVKSEENVEYMVEAIKEKLRMVNAGAMRATNFNQEMYEDLRDIYDHVMKRETFSISEMQAITEELGTLIKK, from the coding sequence GTGGATTTATCCGTAAAATCAGAGGAAAATGTTGAATATATGGTAGAAGCTATTAAAGAAAAATTACGTATGGTTAACGCTGGAGCAATGAGAGCTACTAACTTTAACCAAGAAATGTACGAAGACTTACGCGACATTTATGATCACGTTATGAAACGAGAAACATTCAGCATTAGTGAAATGCAAGCTATTACAGAAGAATTAGGTACATTAATTAAAAAATAA
- a CDS encoding low molecular weight protein-tyrosine-phosphatase — MVQVLFVCLGNICRSPMAEAIFGDLVVKEGLEEKMVIDSAGTGDWHIGHPPHKGTQKILKENEVSFEGIKARQVEKEDLTKFDYIIAMDNKNIADLKSLGKTGGYIGRLSDFVPDGGWTDVPDPYFTGNFQEVYDLVTEGCVKLLAFIRNEQGI, encoded by the coding sequence ATGGTTCAAGTATTGTTTGTTTGTCTTGGGAACATTTGCCGTTCTCCAATGGCAGAAGCGATTTTCGGCGATCTTGTCGTAAAAGAAGGATTGGAAGAGAAAATGGTTATTGATTCTGCAGGAACTGGAGATTGGCATATTGGCCATCCACCACATAAAGGAACACAAAAAATTTTAAAAGAAAATGAAGTCTCCTTTGAAGGAATTAAAGCACGTCAAGTAGAAAAAGAAGACTTAACAAAGTTTGATTATATTATTGCCATGGACAACAAGAATATAGCAGATTTAAAAAGTTTAGGTAAAACTGGAGGCTATATTGGTAGGCTGTCCGACTTTGTTCCAGACGGTGGCTGGACAGACGTTCCTGACCCTTACTTTACAGGGAACTTCCAAGAAGTGTATGACCTTGTAACAGAAGGGTGTGTAAAGTTATTAGCTTTCATTCGAAATGAACAAGGAATATGA
- a CDS encoding DUF4075 domain-containing protein has product MAKKNNIARNIALGVAAGVAVSMLKKENREKVKNTAEKAKSKMIEIGENAKIKEKVQTVTDKGRELADFNVVKAKVAEIKKLTPSVVETLKETKEIFSKKKVEPDKKPETIEIQAVSPKAQELKAEDEPVVAEDGGMKEARELFMKDSNVEEKKTEAYIELKQDTEEKKSV; this is encoded by the coding sequence ATGGCAAAGAAAAATAATATTGCTCGAAACATTGCGCTTGGTGTAGCTGCAGGTGTAGCTGTTTCCATGTTAAAGAAAGAAAACCGTGAAAAAGTAAAAAATACAGCAGAAAAAGCAAAATCAAAAATGATTGAAATTGGTGAAAATGCAAAGATAAAAGAAAAAGTACAAACTGTTACAGATAAAGGGCGCGAACTTGCTGATTTCAATGTAGTGAAAGCGAAAGTAGCGGAAATTAAAAAACTGACTCCTTCTGTTGTAGAGACGTTAAAAGAAACAAAAGAAATTTTTAGTAAGAAAAAAGTAGAACCAGACAAGAAGCCAGAAACGATTGAAATTCAAGCTGTGTCTCCAAAAGCACAGGAGCTAAAAGCGGAAGACGAGCCAGTAGTAGCTGAAGATGGTGGTATGAAAGAAGCGCGTGAATTATTTATGAAAGACTCAAATGTGGAAGAAAAAAAAACGGAAGCATACATTGAGTTAAAGCAAGATACAGAAGAGAAGAAAAGCGTTTAA
- a CDS encoding YihY/virulence factor BrkB family protein — translation MKKFLEKARGNRVYSFGKDLYDRTMRDDVAGLAAQLAYFFLLAIFPGLVFLITLLGFIDLQTENVLNLLEPYVPEDAMNLIEVNVDKVVNEQNGGLLSFGLLSMLWFASNGVNAVMNAFNRAYDVKETRSFIKTRALSIVFTLAMIFMIVFALIVPVFGQVIGAAVFKALGLSDSFSFVWSITRLVASFFVLFALFSFVYTFAPDRKLKRREVVSGALFATVGWIVVSYSFAYYVDKFANYANTYGGLGGIIILMLWFYLTAWVILLGGEINGLLHFYRTSDNNSRNEK, via the coding sequence ATGAAAAAATTTCTAGAGAAAGCAAGGGGAAATCGCGTGTATTCGTTTGGAAAAGATTTATATGACCGAACGATGCGAGACGATGTAGCGGGCTTGGCAGCACAGCTCGCTTATTTCTTCTTGCTTGCAATTTTTCCTGGGCTTGTTTTCTTAATTACGCTTCTTGGATTTATTGATCTTCAAACAGAGAATGTGCTCAATTTATTGGAACCGTATGTACCAGAAGATGCGATGAATTTAATTGAGGTAAATGTAGATAAAGTTGTAAATGAACAAAATGGTGGATTATTATCATTTGGTTTATTATCGATGTTATGGTTTGCTTCAAATGGTGTTAATGCGGTTATGAATGCTTTTAATCGTGCTTATGATGTGAAAGAAACACGTTCTTTTATTAAAACAAGAGCTTTATCCATCGTGTTTACGTTAGCAATGATTTTTATGATTGTCTTTGCGTTAATTGTCCCGGTATTTGGACAAGTTATTGGGGCAGCGGTATTTAAAGCACTCGGTTTATCAGATAGTTTTTCTTTCGTGTGGAGCATTACACGGTTAGTAGCCAGTTTCTTCGTTTTATTTGCTTTGTTTAGCTTTGTATATACATTTGCACCTGATCGTAAGTTAAAGAGAAGAGAGGTTGTTTCAGGGGCGTTATTTGCTACTGTAGGATGGATTGTGGTATCGTACTCATTTGCTTATTATGTAGATAAGTTTGCAAATTACGCCAATACATATGGTGGTCTTGGTGGTATCATTATTTTAATGTTATGGTTTTATTTGACGGCTTGGGTTATTTTACTTGGTGGAGAAATTAATGGATTGCTTCATTTTTATCGAACGAGTGACAATAATTCCCGTAATGAAAAATAA
- a CDS encoding heavy metal translocating P-type ATPase produces MNSEAKTLSSKQNVPNSSWIQTLKKHYELIFAIISGIFILTGWLLTKNEAINAGIAFYILAYVIGGYAKAKEGIEDTIEEKELNVEMLMLFAAIGAAIIGYWAEGAILIFIFALSGAMESYTLSKSQKEISALLDLQPEEALRISNGVEERIPVGQLQINDIILIKPGERVPADGTIHSGETNIDEAAITGEPIPNEKKFGDEVFAGTVNLRGAIEVKITKHSDQTLFQKIIRLVQNAQSEKSPSQLFIEKFEGTYVKGVLLVVALMMFVPHFLLDWSWNETFYRAMILLVVASPCALVAAITPATLSAISNGARNGILFKGGIHLERLASVKAIAFDKTGTLTQGKPTVTDVYVREGVTEKEVLSITATIESHSTHPLAEAIVKYAKHAYDITLKKPENVEDVTGFGLKGTLENKAYKIGKADFIGEETKTFHNGISAMLEKEGKTVVYISDEDGILGLIALKDTLRQETIAAIRDLQSIGVKAIMITGDNEETAKAIATESNIKEYYASCLPETKVATIKQLKEKYGTVAMVGDGINDAPALATASIGVAMGEGTDVALETADVVLMKNELSRLSQAIRLSKRMNRIVKQNVIFSLTIIALLICSNFLQFLALPFGVIGHEGSTILVILNGLRLLKGNK; encoded by the coding sequence ATGAACTCGGAAGCAAAAACATTATCATCAAAACAAAATGTACCTAATTCATCTTGGATTCAAACACTCAAAAAGCACTATGAACTTATATTTGCAATCATATCTGGTATTTTTATTTTAACTGGCTGGTTACTTACAAAAAATGAAGCAATAAATGCGGGAATTGCTTTTTATATCCTTGCTTATGTAATTGGAGGATATGCAAAAGCGAAAGAAGGCATTGAAGACACAATTGAAGAGAAAGAATTAAATGTTGAAATGCTCATGCTCTTTGCAGCTATTGGCGCTGCAATTATTGGTTACTGGGCAGAAGGTGCTATTTTAATCTTTATCTTTGCATTAAGTGGAGCAATGGAGTCTTATACACTAAGCAAAAGCCAAAAAGAAATTTCAGCTCTTCTTGACTTACAACCTGAAGAAGCATTGCGTATTTCTAATGGCGTAGAAGAACGCATTCCAGTCGGACAGTTGCAGATTAACGATATTATTTTAATTAAGCCAGGTGAGCGTGTTCCTGCTGACGGCACAATTCATAGTGGTGAAACAAATATTGATGAAGCAGCTATTACAGGAGAGCCTATTCCAAATGAAAAAAAATTTGGTGATGAGGTATTTGCTGGGACAGTAAATTTACGTGGCGCTATTGAAGTAAAAATCACGAAACATAGCGATCAAACTTTGTTCCAAAAAATTATTCGTCTTGTTCAAAATGCGCAAAGTGAAAAATCACCATCACAGTTATTCATTGAGAAATTTGAAGGAACATATGTAAAAGGTGTACTTCTCGTGGTAGCACTTATGATGTTCGTACCACACTTCTTACTTGATTGGAGCTGGAATGAAACATTTTATCGCGCAATGATCTTGCTTGTAGTTGCATCTCCTTGTGCACTCGTTGCCGCCATTACACCAGCAACTTTATCTGCAATTTCTAACGGGGCAAGAAACGGTATCCTCTTTAAAGGCGGAATCCATTTAGAACGCCTAGCTTCAGTAAAAGCGATTGCCTTTGATAAAACTGGAACATTAACACAAGGAAAACCTACTGTAACAGATGTATACGTTCGAGAAGGCGTAACAGAAAAAGAAGTACTTTCTATTACAGCAACTATTGAAAGTCACTCTACACATCCTTTAGCAGAAGCAATTGTTAAATATGCAAAACATGCTTATGACATTACATTAAAAAAACCAGAAAATGTTGAAGATGTAACTGGTTTTGGACTAAAAGGAACATTAGAAAACAAAGCTTATAAAATTGGTAAAGCAGATTTTATCGGTGAGGAAACAAAAACTTTCCATAATGGTATTTCGGCTATGCTCGAAAAAGAAGGAAAAACTGTCGTCTATATTAGTGATGAAGATGGTATTCTCGGTCTAATCGCTTTAAAAGATACACTTCGCCAAGAAACAATTGCTGCTATTCGCGATTTACAAAGTATAGGTGTGAAAGCAATTATGATAACCGGTGATAATGAAGAAACAGCAAAAGCAATTGCTACTGAAAGTAATATAAAGGAATATTACGCATCGTGCCTACCAGAAACAAAAGTTGCAACGATAAAACAATTAAAAGAAAAATACGGTACAGTTGCAATGGTTGGTGATGGCATTAACGATGCCCCTGCACTTGCTACTGCTAGCATCGGCGTTGCGATGGGTGAAGGTACAGATGTTGCATTAGAAACAGCAGACGTCGTTCTTATGAAAAATGAACTATCCCGACTTTCCCAAGCAATTCGTTTATCAAAACGAATGAATCGCATCGTGAAGCAAAACGTTATCTTTTCCCTGACTATAATTGCGCTGTTAATTTGCTCAAACTTCTTACAATTTTTAGCTCTTCCATTTGGGGTTATCGGCCATGAAGGAAGTACAATTCTCGTGATTCTGAACGGTTTACGATTATTAAAAGGAAACAAATAA